A genome region from Acinetobacter lwoffii includes the following:
- the lptB gene encoding LPS export ABC transporter ATP-binding protein yields the protein MEQSQQVQTLTIKHLAKNYNKRWVVKDVSFSMESGQIVGLLGPNGAGKTTSFYMVVGLVRMDKGEIYLDDLDLSDLAMHERARKGIGYLPQEASIFRKLTISENIMAILETRKDMTKAQRQQRLAELLADFKITHIKDSLGMSVSGGERRRAEIARALAADPKFMLLDEPFAGVDPISVGDIKDIITNLKDRGIGVLITDHNVRETLAICEHAYIVSEGALLAEGTPEEILANETVRKVYLGDDFTV from the coding sequence ATGGAGCAATCACAGCAGGTTCAAACCTTAACCATTAAGCATCTGGCGAAAAACTATAATAAACGCTGGGTAGTGAAAGATGTGTCGTTCAGCATGGAAAGTGGCCAGATTGTTGGGTTGCTGGGACCAAATGGCGCCGGTAAAACCACCAGTTTCTATATGGTGGTCGGTCTGGTGCGGATGGATAAGGGGGAAATCTATCTCGATGATCTAGATCTTTCCGACCTCGCAATGCATGAACGGGCACGTAAGGGAATTGGTTATTTGCCGCAGGAAGCTTCGATTTTCCGAAAACTGACAATTTCCGAAAATATTATGGCGATTCTGGAAACCCGTAAAGATATGACCAAGGCACAACGTCAGCAACGTCTGGCGGAGCTATTGGCAGACTTTAAAATCACCCATATCAAAGATTCTTTGGGCATGAGCGTATCTGGTGGGGAACGACGTCGTGCTGAGATTGCGCGTGCACTTGCGGCTGACCCAAAATTTATGCTACTCGATGAGCCTTTTGCCGGTGTCGATCCGATTTCGGTTGGAGATATTAAGGATATTATTACGAACTTGAAAGATCGCGGAATTGGGGTGCTGATTACCGATCATAACGTGCGTGAAACGCTGGCGATTTGTGAGCATGCTTATATTGTCAGTGAAGGCGCATTGCTTGCTGAAGGCACACCAGAAGAAATTCTGGCGAATGAGACCGTGAGAAAAGTTTATCTGGGTGATGATTTCACTGTTTAA
- the lptA gene encoding lipopolysaccharide transport periplasmic protein LptA, producing the protein MNQTPKAKMMHTFLKRMTLATVVGLGSIAAFALPSDRNQPITLLADRATFNERTGVTTYSGNVIIEQGTMKLQANSIVANLNNKRQISLITATGSPAQFQQKVDPAKGLAKGQAQKIVYNAETGIITLSGNAFLQQDGASIRGATLKYSMNKGDIEATGTPNKTGSSSGRVQIVIPPSSSTSFPGARD; encoded by the coding sequence ATGAACCAAACTCCTAAAGCCAAAATGATGCACACTTTCCTGAAGCGTATGACGCTGGCGACTGTGGTTGGACTCGGTTCAATCGCTGCTTTTGCACTGCCATCTGACCGTAACCAGCCAATCACTTTGCTGGCTGACCGGGCGACTTTCAATGAGCGGACGGGTGTGACGACGTATTCGGGCAACGTTATCATTGAACAGGGCACCATGAAGCTGCAAGCCAATTCGATTGTGGCCAATCTGAACAATAAGCGTCAGATCAGCCTGATTACAGCGACAGGCAGCCCGGCACAGTTCCAGCAAAAAGTGGATCCGGCCAAAGGTCTTGCCAAAGGTCAGGCGCAGAAAATTGTCTACAATGCTGAAACCGGGATTATTACCTTGTCAGGTAATGCCTTCCTGCAACAGGACGGTGCCAGTATTCGTGGTGCGACTTTAAAATACAGCATGAACAAAGGCGATATCGAAGCTACCGGAACACCAAACAAAACCGGTTCATCGTCTGGCCGTGTACAAATCGTGATTCCACCCTCTAGTTCAACATCCTTCCCGGGAGCGCGTGATTAA
- the lptC gene encoding LPS export ABC transporter periplasmic protein LptC, with protein MDTKVLYITAVIIAAISGGYYYYSGKGNKLQADSARSMTYSAQNINLTQTDEAGQVSVRAQVDRLEQNLQLETSKLENLRASTYDNGKVDATFFAKMAHGYDDNTKVVLSQEVLATKIMQNGKMQFRTEELTAFPKTREIETDKTVIVESPQAEFVSQGLKANLNDGQYEFFNIRGKYEPNS; from the coding sequence ATGGATACTAAAGTTTTATATATTACGGCTGTGATTATTGCCGCAATAAGTGGTGGTTATTACTATTACAGCGGCAAGGGCAACAAGCTGCAGGCAGACTCTGCGCGCAGCATGACCTATTCCGCTCAAAATATTAACTTAACCCAGACGGATGAAGCAGGCCAGGTGTCGGTTCGTGCCCAAGTGGACCGACTCGAGCAGAACCTGCAGCTAGAAACCTCAAAGCTGGAAAATCTGCGAGCATCGACCTATGACAATGGTAAAGTCGATGCGACTTTCTTTGCCAAAATGGCGCATGGTTATGATGACAATACAAAAGTTGTACTCTCTCAAGAAGTGCTCGCCACCAAAATCATGCAAAATGGAAAAATGCAGTTTCGTACTGAAGAACTGACTGCTTTTCCGAAAACACGTGAAATTGAAACAGACAAGACAGTGATTGTGGAATCTCCACAGGCTGAATTCGTCAGCCAGGGTCTTAAAGCCAATCTTAATGATGGTCAATACGAATTCTTTAATATTCGAGGAAAGTATGAACCAAACTCCTAA
- a CDS encoding KdsC family phosphatase, translating to MASYVLLEQARHIAALVLDVDGILSDGFVTLTNTGDEIKSFDIRDGLGMKLVQQAGIKVIIITGRKSNIVEKRMSDLGVDLVYQGREDKGTALREACAQLNIDPEDCLYMGDDWPDLSAFAIAGMKVTVPNGHVEVRRRADLVTQAQGGRGAVREICDMLLMSKGMYQELLEKYTRTPY from the coding sequence ATGGCATCTTATGTATTATTAGAACAGGCACGTCATATTGCAGCACTGGTGCTTGATGTAGATGGTATTTTAAGTGATGGCTTTGTAACGCTGACCAATACTGGCGATGAGATCAAATCCTTTGACATTCGTGATGGTCTGGGCATGAAACTGGTTCAGCAGGCGGGAATCAAGGTGATTATTATCACCGGACGTAAAAGCAATATCGTAGAAAAGCGTATGTCGGATCTGGGTGTTGATTTGGTCTATCAGGGGCGTGAAGATAAAGGTACAGCACTTCGTGAAGCCTGTGCGCAGCTTAATATTGATCCTGAAGATTGCCTGTACATGGGCGATGACTGGCCTGATCTGTCTGCTTTTGCCATTGCCGGCATGAAAGTGACCGTGCCTAATGGTCATGTCGAAGTTCGTCGCCGTGCCGATCTGGTGACTCAGGCGCAGGGTGGACGTGGTGCGGTGCGTGAAATCTGCGATATGTTGTTAATGTCCAAAGGCATGTACCAAGAGTTACTTGAAAAATATACTCGTACGCCTTATTAA
- a CDS encoding KpsF/GutQ family sugar-phosphate isomerase, with the protein MPIKPEFFSVLSVGKQALNPQKTANQLDFQKVALKTLRIEENALQILATQIDDRFSRACEIILQCTGRLVITGMGKSGHIGRKMAATFASTGTPSFFMHPGEAGHGDLGMLVAGDVLIAISNSGKSDEIMMLMPLIKHLEIPLITISGDDRGPMPQNADVALTLGNIQEACPLGLAPTSSTTATLALGDALAVALLDARGFTSDDFARSHPAGALGKRLLLHVKHLMRTGTDLPKVSPDTAMNKVLYEISNKRLGLTTVVDENDVLLGIFTDGDLRRLIDKQQGFDVNLAIQDVMTKNPLTISQEARAVVALERMNEHKINQFVVVDDANKVIGVISMHDLIQAGVN; encoded by the coding sequence ATGCCCATCAAACCAGAGTTTTTCTCTGTCCTTAGCGTAGGTAAACAGGCTTTGAATCCACAAAAAACAGCGAATCAACTAGATTTCCAGAAAGTCGCACTTAAAACACTGCGCATCGAAGAAAATGCACTACAGATTTTAGCAACACAGATTGATGACCGTTTTAGCCGGGCATGTGAAATTATTTTACAGTGTACTGGCCGTCTGGTGATTACCGGAATGGGCAAGTCAGGTCATATTGGCCGTAAAATGGCGGCGACCTTTGCTTCGACCGGAACTCCCTCATTCTTTATGCATCCAGGTGAAGCCGGTCATGGTGACTTAGGGATGCTGGTGGCTGGTGATGTGCTGATTGCCATTTCCAACTCGGGCAAGAGTGATGAAATCATGATGCTGATGCCGCTGATCAAGCATCTGGAAATTCCGCTGATTACCATCAGTGGTGATGATCGTGGTCCAATGCCACAAAATGCTGATGTGGCTTTGACGCTAGGTAATATTCAGGAGGCTTGTCCACTGGGTTTAGCGCCGACATCGTCAACGACGGCAACATTGGCTTTGGGTGATGCTTTAGCGGTGGCTTTACTGGATGCTCGCGGCTTTACTTCGGATGATTTTGCACGTTCACATCCTGCAGGTGCATTGGGTAAACGTCTGTTATTGCACGTGAAGCATCTGATGCGTACTGGTACTGATTTACCTAAAGTCTCGCCAGATACCGCCATGAATAAAGTATTGTACGAAATTTCTAACAAGCGCTTGGGCTTAACCACAGTCGTCGATGAAAATGATGTGTTGCTGGGGATTTTTACCGATGGTGACTTGCGTCGCTTGATTGATAAGCAGCAAGGTTTTGATGTCAATCTGGCTATTCAGGACGTGATGACCAAAAATCCGTTGACCATTTCTCAGGAAGCACGTGCAGTGGTGGCACTGGAACGTATGAATGAGCATAAAATTAATCAATTTGTAGTTGTTGATGATGCCAATAAAGTCATTGGCGTGATTAGTATGCATGACCTGATTCAGGCTGGGGTAAATTAA
- the cysS gene encoding cysteine--tRNA ligase, translating to MQPFVLYNSEQRKKVEFVPRVEGQIDLYVCGMTVYDYCHIGHARTVVAFDYIIRFLRSQGWKVKYVRNITDIDDKIIKRANENGESISELTGRFIDAMNEDFAKLGCLAPDVAPKATDYIDQMQDMIGNLVNKGTAYPSNNGDVYFEVEKFAKYGRLSGRKLEDMQAGASERVDVEVEKKHPFDFVLWKHAKENEPSWASPWGNGRPGWHIECSAMSTCCLGNHFDIHGGGADLTFPHHENEIAQSEASTGEQYVNYWMHAGFINVDGEKMSKSLGNFFTIRDVIEKFHPEVVRYFIVSSHYRSPVNYSDVALKEAKNTLSRFYHSFKTYQAIYGDHLVETLDEALVERFNAAMRDDFNTPEAIAVLFEINKELNRTVKEENAEQAAIYYATLRHLTNILGLVQQNVDEFLKSDIGQEALGLSPEQIEDLIQQRQDAKKSKEFARADEIRQSLLDQGVVLEDTRQGTVWRRAD from the coding sequence ATGCAACCATTTGTTCTATATAACTCAGAGCAACGCAAAAAAGTAGAATTCGTACCTCGTGTTGAAGGTCAAATTGATCTGTATGTCTGTGGTATGACGGTTTATGACTACTGTCATATTGGACATGCACGTACAGTGGTTGCATTTGACTATATTATCCGTTTCCTGCGTAGCCAAGGCTGGAAGGTCAAATATGTGCGCAATATTACGGATATTGACGACAAAATTATTAAACGTGCCAATGAAAATGGCGAAAGTATCTCAGAATTAACAGGTCGCTTTATTGATGCGATGAATGAAGACTTTGCCAAACTGGGCTGCCTTGCACCTGATGTTGCACCTAAAGCGACAGATTACATCGATCAAATGCAAGATATGATCGGCAACCTGGTCAACAAAGGTACGGCTTATCCTTCCAATAATGGCGATGTCTACTTTGAGGTCGAGAAATTCGCCAAATACGGTCGTCTATCTGGCCGTAAACTAGAAGATATGCAAGCGGGTGCGTCTGAACGTGTCGATGTCGAAGTAGAAAAGAAACACCCGTTTGACTTTGTACTGTGGAAACATGCCAAGGAAAATGAGCCATCATGGGCATCACCGTGGGGTAATGGCCGTCCAGGCTGGCACATCGAATGTTCCGCAATGTCGACCTGCTGCCTAGGCAATCATTTCGATATTCATGGCGGTGGTGCTGATTTAACCTTCCCGCATCATGAAAATGAAATTGCACAATCTGAAGCATCTACTGGCGAACAGTATGTCAATTACTGGATGCATGCCGGATTTATTAATGTCGATGGCGAGAAAATGTCGAAGTCTTTAGGCAATTTCTTCACCATTCGCGACGTGATTGAAAAATTCCATCCGGAAGTGGTACGTTATTTTATTGTATCTTCACACTATCGTAGCCCGGTGAATTACTCGGATGTTGCCTTAAAAGAAGCGAAAAATACCTTATCTCGTTTCTACCACTCATTTAAAACCTATCAGGCGATTTATGGTGATCATCTAGTTGAAACTCTGGATGAGGCTTTGGTTGAGCGTTTCAATGCCGCTATGCGTGATGATTTCAATACGCCTGAAGCGATTGCGGTATTGTTCGAAATCAATAAAGAGCTGAATCGTACCGTGAAAGAAGAAAATGCGGAACAGGCAGCGATCTACTACGCAACTTTACGTCACCTGACCAATATTCTCGGTCTGGTACAGCAAAATGTAGATGAGTTCCTCAAATCTGACATTGGTCAAGAAGCATTGGGACTATCGCCTGAACAAATTGAAGATTTGATTCAACAGCGTCAGGATGCCAAGAAATCCAAAGAATTCGCACGCGCAGACGAAATCCGTCAATCTTTACTTGATCAAGGTGTTGTTCTTGAGGATACCCGTCAAGGTACAGTTTGGCGCCGTGCTGATTAA
- a CDS encoding PaaX family transcriptional regulator C-terminal domain-containing protein, with amino-acid sequence MTYKLNARHLILDLLYASKNSTLSIKRILAAAELLGISDNGIRVAVARLNQENVIQAVERGVYQLLEKKFDTSFISLNKHPDMQTATTWNGKYVLVYTGTLGRVDRTALSKREKALRYYGFQELEQNVFIRPDNLTLNLSPLKTAVIQFGLDPDARFFQVSQLESETEIRDLWDIEELHQTYHQVQHDINDWFENYQNLTLAEAAKSAFYLGKSALFSLRADPLLPAEWIDTEARQQFELAVRKIEKQGQLLWQHYFKDQGL; translated from the coding sequence ATGACTTATAAATTAAATGCTCGTCATCTAATTCTAGATCTTTTATATGCATCTAAAAACTCCACCCTGTCTATTAAGCGGATCTTAGCTGCTGCTGAATTATTAGGTATATCTGACAATGGTATCCGTGTCGCTGTAGCCCGATTAAATCAGGAAAATGTCATTCAAGCTGTAGAGCGCGGCGTGTATCAATTGCTAGAGAAAAAATTCGATACTTCTTTTATCAGCTTAAACAAACATCCTGATATGCAAACGGCGACTACATGGAACGGAAAATATGTGCTGGTCTATACCGGTACTTTGGGACGTGTAGACCGTACGGCATTATCTAAAAGGGAAAAAGCGCTACGTTATTATGGTTTTCAGGAACTAGAGCAAAATGTTTTTATTCGTCCCGATAATTTAACGCTAAATCTAAGTCCATTAAAAACAGCTGTAATCCAGTTTGGATTAGATCCTGACGCACGTTTTTTTCAAGTCAGTCAACTGGAAAGTGAAACCGAAATTCGTGATTTATGGGATATCGAAGAGCTACATCAGACCTATCATCAAGTACAGCATGATATTAACGACTGGTTTGAAAATTACCAAAATCTGACTTTAGCAGAGGCTGCAAAAAGTGCTTTTTATTTAGGTAAATCTGCCCTATTTAGTTTGCGTGCTGACCCTTTGCTTCCTGCAGAATGGATAGATACCGAGGCTCGACAACAATTTGAGCTCGCAGTCCGCAAAATAGAAAAACAGGGACAACTTTTATGGCAACACTATTTTAAAGACCAAGGGCTCTAA
- a CDS encoding fatty acid desaturase family protein, producing MNSKVSVTELFSRDEIKELTTTSDLHGAWAVGSTWTVIVMTFGTVAYSWEYLPTWGKVLMCALALAILAGRQLALAILMHDASHHSLFKTKWLNTHLTDWLCARPIWNDVSKYRPYHLKHHAKTSQPDDPDLGLVKNFPITQSSLFRKFFRDLNGQSGLKFLAGRVLMDLELLEWSVSNDPKPIPRGDRSNLELAKNLLKNSSGMLISNAAIFSALWASGHPKLYLLWPLAYITPFPLFIRIRAMAEHAGLETSHSALSNTRTTRAGWLARALVAPIHVNYHIEHHLMASVPHQKLARMHQMLRERQYVDAPPSYLDVIRSLLKK from the coding sequence ATGAACAGCAAGGTCAGTGTCACAGAACTTTTTAGTCGTGATGAAATTAAAGAACTCACCACGACCTCAGACTTGCACGGTGCCTGGGCAGTAGGTTCGACATGGACTGTAATTGTCATGACCTTTGGCACGGTAGCCTATAGTTGGGAGTATTTACCTACGTGGGGAAAAGTACTGATGTGTGCGCTGGCACTGGCCATTCTTGCTGGACGCCAGCTTGCACTGGCCATCTTGATGCATGATGCTTCGCACCATAGTCTTTTTAAAACCAAATGGTTGAACACTCATTTGACTGACTGGCTCTGTGCACGCCCGATCTGGAATGATGTCAGCAAGTATCGTCCTTATCATCTGAAACATCATGCTAAAACCTCGCAACCAGATGATCCTGACTTGGGGTTGGTAAAAAATTTTCCCATTACTCAAAGCTCACTATTCAGGAAATTCTTCCGTGACCTGAATGGGCAATCTGGGCTTAAATTTCTCGCTGGTCGAGTATTAATGGATCTTGAGTTACTGGAATGGAGTGTTTCCAACGACCCCAAGCCAATTCCGCGTGGTGATCGCAGCAATCTAGAGTTAGCGAAAAACTTGCTTAAAAATAGTTCTGGTATGTTGATCTCAAATGCTGCGATTTTTTCTGCACTGTGGGCCAGCGGCCACCCTAAACTGTATTTATTATGGCCTCTCGCCTATATCACTCCATTTCCTTTGTTCATCCGCATCCGCGCCATGGCTGAGCATGCGGGCCTAGAAACCAGTCATTCTGCCCTTAGCAATACCCGAACTACTCGTGCAGGTTGGTTGGCACGTGCTTTGGTTGCCCCGATTCATGTGAACTATCATATTGAACATCATTTGATGGCCTCTGTTCCGCATCAAAAGCTGGCGAGAATGCACCAGATGTTAAGGGAGCGTCAGTATGTCGATGCTCCACCAAGTTATCTGGATGTGATTCGCTCACTTTTAAAAAAATAA
- a CDS encoding cation diffusion facilitator family transporter, translated as MGNSHHHEHSHVTVTAKNAKKLSIALALTTTFLIVEVIAGFLTQSLALLSDAAHMFTDAAALAIALVAIKIGQKPADNKRTFGYQRFEILAALFNALMLFIVAIYILFEAYQRLSHPPEIQSLGMMIVAVLGLIINLISMKILVSSSQESLNVKGAYLEVLSDALGSVGVIIGALVIYFTGWMWIDTLIAVLIGFWVLPRTWILLKQSINILLEGVPEEIDIEKLRHDLLALDGVQDIHQLKVWAITSKKVMLTVHLVAPNVDYQKLRHQAFEMLHHEHHITEMTLQIEAEDCPPEHRGQSSHQHSHAESHQHYN; from the coding sequence GTGGGGAATTCACATCATCATGAGCATAGTCATGTCACTGTGACTGCAAAAAATGCCAAAAAATTATCAATAGCGTTGGCATTAACCACCACTTTTTTAATTGTGGAAGTAATTGCCGGTTTTCTGACTCAAAGTTTGGCCCTACTTTCTGATGCGGCGCATATGTTTACCGATGCTGCTGCATTGGCTATTGCTTTAGTCGCTATCAAAATTGGACAAAAACCGGCAGACAATAAACGGACATTTGGTTATCAGCGTTTTGAAATTCTGGCTGCCCTGTTTAATGCCTTGATGCTGTTTATAGTTGCGATTTATATCTTGTTTGAAGCTTATCAGCGTTTGAGTCATCCACCAGAAATCCAGAGCCTTGGCATGATGATTGTTGCTGTTTTGGGGCTGATCATTAACCTGATTTCCATGAAAATACTGGTGTCCAGCAGTCAGGAAAGTCTCAATGTCAAAGGTGCATATCTGGAAGTGCTCAGTGATGCACTGGGATCTGTAGGCGTGATTATTGGAGCACTAGTGATTTATTTCACCGGCTGGATGTGGATAGATACACTCATTGCAGTATTAATCGGATTTTGGGTATTGCCAAGAACCTGGATTTTGCTGAAACAGAGCATCAATATTCTGCTTGAAGGTGTGCCGGAGGAAATTGATATTGAAAAATTACGTCACGATCTTTTGGCGCTTGATGGGGTCCAGGATATTCATCAGCTCAAGGTCTGGGCGATTACTTCCAAAAAAGTCATGCTGACCGTGCATCTGGTTGCGCCGAATGTGGATTATCAGAAACTGCGTCATCAGGCCTTTGAGATGCTCCACCATGAGCATCATATTACCGAAATGACCTTGCAGATCGAAGCGGAAGATTGTCCGCCGGAACATCGGGGACAATCCTCACATCAGCACTCACATGCCGAAAGCCATCAGCATTACAATTGA
- the yfcF gene encoding glutathione transferase produces the protein MQNIRLYVDKNRISPYAMSVYVALKEKGLDFQEIVIDLDQQQQKSAAYQAICPSAKVPCLIVDNFSLFESWAITEYLEDTFPAPSYPALYPKEIQARAKCRAIQALVKTDFMQIRQQMPSDSVFHPPKISTPLTAPITEEIQRLLNVAEHMLEDIWLTEHWSIADFDLAFILHRLLSHQVKLPVKIIEYVEGNFKRASVQAWLEEHEKAKTLI, from the coding sequence ATGCAAAATATACGTTTATATGTCGATAAAAACAGAATCAGCCCCTATGCCATGTCGGTTTATGTTGCCTTAAAAGAAAAGGGTTTAGATTTTCAGGAAATCGTGATTGATTTAGATCAGCAGCAACAGAAATCTGCGGCTTATCAGGCTATTTGTCCAAGTGCTAAAGTTCCGTGTTTAATAGTAGATAACTTTAGCCTGTTTGAATCATGGGCAATCACTGAATACTTGGAAGATACCTTTCCGGCTCCAAGTTATCCGGCCTTATATCCTAAGGAAATTCAGGCCAGAGCCAAATGCCGCGCTATACAAGCCTTGGTCAAAACCGATTTTATGCAAATCCGCCAGCAAATGCCTTCCGATTCGGTATTTCATCCACCAAAAATATCTACACCTCTTACAGCTCCGATAACTGAAGAAATTCAGCGATTGTTAAATGTGGCAGAACATATGCTGGAGGATATATGGTTAACTGAACACTGGTCAATTGCAGACTTTGATCTGGCCTTTATATTGCATCGGTTGCTGAGCCATCAGGTGAAACTTCCTGTGAAAATAATAGAATATGTCGAGGGTAATTTTAAGCGTGCTTCGGTACAGGCGTGGCTGGAAGAACATGAAAAAGCTAAAACTTTAATTTAA
- a CDS encoding glutamine amidotransferase, protein MLNLAHLPDTVYAIQHLAFEDLGAWEDIFYQLGLRVRYFEAGIDDLTKAFEHPGLTVILGGPIAVYETEDYPFLQQEIDLLKVRLQKNLPTLGICLGAQLIAAALDAEVYPGDVKEIDWSKLSLASIENNPLKALDDIDVLHWHGDTFDLPEQAELLASSDLYPNQAFRVGQNILALQFHAEVASESLEKWLIGHTCELRKAQINIPALRADHQSYAPALEQAASSVLMHYLENLQLK, encoded by the coding sequence ATGCTGAACTTAGCCCACCTCCCCGATACCGTTTATGCCATTCAACATCTCGCTTTTGAAGACTTAGGCGCTTGGGAAGATATTTTTTATCAGCTCGGCTTACGTGTGCGTTATTTCGAAGCCGGTATCGATGATCTCACTAAGGCTTTTGAACATCCCGGATTAACAGTCATTCTCGGTGGCCCGATTGCAGTCTATGAAACTGAGGATTATCCTTTTTTACAACAGGAAATAGACTTACTTAAAGTTCGCCTGCAAAAGAATTTACCGACATTAGGCATCTGTTTAGGTGCGCAATTAATTGCTGCTGCATTGGATGCTGAAGTCTATCCAGGAGATGTAAAGGAAATTGACTGGTCTAAACTCAGTCTTGCTTCTATTGAAAATAATCCACTAAAAGCTCTGGATGATATTGACGTCCTGCATTGGCATGGTGATACCTTTGACCTACCTGAACAGGCTGAATTGCTGGCCAGCTCTGATCTTTATCCAAATCAGGCCTTTCGGGTAGGACAGAACATTCTGGCACTACAATTCCATGCTGAAGTGGCCAGTGAAAGTTTAGAGAAATGGCTGATTGGACATACCTGTGAGTTACGCAAAGCCCAGATCAATATTCCCGCCTTACGGGCGGATCATCAAAGCTATGCGCCCGCGCTTGAACAGGCAGCCAGTTCGGTATTGATGCATTATTTAGAAAACCTGCAACTTAAATAA
- a CDS encoding YceI family protein produces the protein MNFKTLALGLAVASVATVSMAKPVAYTIDPTHSATVFSWSHFGFSTPSANFSDIQGTINVDNAKPVNSSVNVNIPVASINTNVKALDDHIKTAEFFDAAKYPNITFKSTKVQALGKNKYKITGNLTVKDVTKPVVLDAVLNKQGVHPMTKLQTIGFNATTSFNRSAFGVGGYVPNVGDKITVNITTEASVPAPKK, from the coding sequence ATGAATTTCAAAACATTAGCATTAGGCTTGGCGGTCGCATCTGTAGCAACAGTTTCTATGGCAAAACCAGTGGCCTATACGATTGACCCGACTCATTCAGCAACGGTGTTCTCTTGGAGCCACTTTGGTTTCTCTACACCATCTGCAAACTTCAGTGACATCCAGGGTACCATTAATGTTGATAATGCAAAACCTGTGAATTCCTCGGTCAATGTGAATATCCCGGTTGCAAGCATTAATACGAATGTGAAAGCACTGGATGACCATATTAAGACAGCAGAATTTTTTGATGCTGCCAAATATCCGAATATCACTTTTAAAAGTACTAAAGTTCAGGCTCTAGGCAAAAACAAATACAAAATCACCGGTAACTTAACCGTGAAAGATGTCACTAAACCTGTGGTACTGGATGCGGTTTTAAACAAACAAGGTGTGCACCCAATGACCAAATTACAAACGATTGGTTTTAATGCAACCACTTCATTTAACCGTTCAGCCTTTGGGGTAGGCGGTTATGTTCCAAATGTGGGCGATAAAATTACAGTGAACATTACTACTGAGGCTTCTGTACCTGCTCCGAAAAAGTAA
- a CDS encoding GNAT family N-acetyltransferase — translation MNIQCQIQIKSLEQISQPEWLFLWQDYQRFYQTQISDEVSKNTWDKLTNYELDSMYGFAALIDGKVVGIVHVIEHNSSWTVRPYAYLQDLFTHPDYRGQGVARKLIQHVYQVAQQRNCDRVYWLTHELNHQAQALYNKVAKKTGFIQYRMD, via the coding sequence ATGAATATACAGTGCCAGATCCAGATCAAATCTCTAGAGCAAATATCACAGCCGGAATGGCTATTTTTATGGCAAGACTATCAACGCTTTTATCAGACCCAAATTTCGGATGAGGTAAGTAAAAATACCTGGGATAAATTAACTAATTATGAGTTAGATTCAATGTACGGTTTTGCGGCCTTGATTGATGGAAAGGTCGTAGGGATTGTGCATGTCATCGAACATAACAGTAGCTGGACAGTAAGACCCTATGCCTATTTACAGGATCTATTTACCCATCCTGATTATCGCGGACAGGGCGTGGCGCGCAAGCTGATTCAGCATGTCTATCAGGTCGCGCAGCAGCGTAATTGCGACCGGGTTTACTGGCTGACTCATGAATTAAACCATCAGGCACAAGCGTTGTATAACAAAGTCGCCAAGAAAACTGGATTCATCCAGTACCGTATGGATTAA